A window from Citrus sinensis cultivar Valencia sweet orange chromosome 5, DVS_A1.0, whole genome shotgun sequence encodes these proteins:
- the LOC102628895 gene encoding BTB/POZ domain-containing protein At4g08455: protein MRGRRCHSTRHPDMSGTDSESEAESETMRCISCREEYGTRDAGTCKECYEEASETEEELKREIEDLKAKVAFLRFWSPLDHHHHHHHSSRSHCGPCYTDVVLVAASESGPAGPAVPVPAHKAVLVSRSPVFKAMLDNEMEESRSGTIKISDVSYDALRAFVNYLYTAEACLDEQLACDLLELAEKYQVKHLKAYCEKFLVSKLNWDNSVVNYAFAHQHNAKQLLEAALSLITDNMDKLTKCEEYRELVEKDPRLVVEIYEAYLSKQVNTAVLKDSPMKQ, encoded by the exons atgCGGGGACGTCGGTGCCACTCGACTCGCCACCCAGACATGTCGGGTACGGATTCGGAATCCGAAGCCGAATCCGAAACGATGCGTTGCATCTCCTGCAGGGAGGAGTACGGGACCCGGGACGCGGGCACATGCAAGGAGTGTTACGAGGAGGCGAGCGAGACGGAGGAGGAGCTGAAGCGAGAAATCGAAGATCTTAAAGCTAAAGTCGCCTTTTTAAGGTTTTGGTCTCCACtcgatcatcatcatcatcatcatcacagCAGTAGGTCCCACTGCGGACCTTGTTATACCGACGTCGTTTTGGTCGCCGCCTCGGAATCCGGCCCTGCTGGCCCCGCCGTTCCCGTCCCCGCTCATAAGGCCGTTTTG GTGAGTCGTTCTCCAGTGTTTAAAGCCATGCTAGATAATGAAATGGAAGAAAGTCGGAGTGGCACTATAAAGATCAGTGATGTATCATATGATGCCCTTCGTGCATTTGTCAATTATTTGTATACTGCAGAAGCTTGCCTTGATGAGCAATTGGCCTGTGACCTTTTGGAGTTGGCTGAAAAATATCAGGTGAAGCATCTTAAAGCATACTGTGAGAAGTTCCTGGTATCCAAACTGAATTGGGACAATTCTGTTGTGAACTATGCTTTTGCGCACCAGCACAATGCAAAGCAGTTGCTTGAAGCAGCACTGTCATTGATCACGGACAACATGGACAAGCTTACCAAGTGCGAGGAGTATAGGGAGCTCGTGGAGAAGGATCCCCGACTTGTAGTGGAAATCTATGAAGCTTACCTTTCCAAGCAAGTGAATACTGCAGTCCTTAAGGATTCTCCAATGAAGCAATAG
- the LOC102629159 gene encoding PHD finger protein EHD3 isoform X1, with protein MVFEEMGGEEGTSNGDTEWLKREELNNGCGVRIEHDFFYGSSSLGEGFRTYKRRKHANSSSEGKSLEDWTASVETADKNTEQNFRDVVLEHLYQSFSDDEGGVQGCIREALLSHPEMDCATTVKGLNTLHEDRNKCLQTGIHNGTQYLTKSHVGVISDGPLHRSDRRTNTDMCQRAFLEIITSEKFTLLCKVLLGNFQGIKVDRVFNLSAINSRMKQGAYENSPMQFMADVQQVWKKFQEIGAEIITLAKKLSELSQASYIEHVGGSAHCSYDERKNELSTMEPDSVVKVEQTAACDVYKVHTCRQCEEKAGEKDGLVCDSCEEMYHLSCIEPAFKDIPPKSWYCARCTAKGFGSPHENCIVCERMNANAPRIQINQAGDEICPANGETSAEFEENSNCTTANVDKPTDNGVDSRESLNLCKICGSKVEESSDKFRSCEHAFCYSKFYHERCLTPKQLKRYGPCWFCPSCLCRACLTDKDDEKIVMCDGCDQGYHLYCMEPPRTSVPKGTWFCRKCDAGIEEIRRVKKAYMHKRKKQDEEESDKGRGGMDMLLTAARTLNFQEMAAIDGSR; from the exons atgGTTTTTGAAGAAATGGGTGGTGAAGAAGGAACAAGCAATGGTGATACGGAGTGGTTGAAAAGAGAAGAGTTGAATAACGGATGTGGAGTCAGAATTGAGCATGACTTTTTTTATGGGAGCTCGAGCCTAGGTGAGGGTTTTCGGACCTACAAGAGGCGGAAGCATGCAAATTCGAGTTCTGAGGGAAAAAGTTTAGAGGATTGGACGGCTTCTGTGGAGACTGCTGATAAAAACACTGAGCAG AACTTCAGAGATGTTGTACTGGAGCACCTGTATCAGTCATTTAGTGATGACGAGGGTGGCGTACAGGGATGTATTCGAGAAGCACTTTTGTCTCACCCAGAAATGGATTGTGCAACAACAGTTAAG GGATTGAATACTCTTCATGAAGATAGAAACAAATGCTTGCAAACAGGGATTCATAATGGAACCCAGTATCTGACTAAAAGTCATGTGGGTGTTATATCAGATGGACCTTTACATAGATCAGATCGCCGTACCAATACTGATATGTGTCAACGTGCTTTCTTGGAGATTATAACTTCCGAAAAGTTCACTTTACTTTGCAAAGTACTTCTTGGAAATTTCCAAGGAATCAAGGTTGACAGAGTTTTCAACTTATCTGCAATTAACTCAAGGATGAAGCAGGGAGCATATGAAAATTCACCCATGCAATTCATGGCTGATGTGCAACAG GTATGGAAGAAGTTTCAAGAGATTGGTGCTGAAATAATTACTCTTGCAAAGAAACTTTCAGAGTTGTCTCAAGCTTCGTACATTGAGCAT GTGGGAGGCTCAGCACACTGCAGTTATgatgaaaggaaaaatgag TTATCTACCATGGAACCTGATTCTGTTGTTAAAGTGGAGCAAACCGCAGCATGTGATGTGTACAAGGTTCACACTTGCAGGCAATGTGAGGAGAAGGCTGGTGAGAAGGATGGTTTAGTGTGCGATTCATGTGAGGAAATGTATCATCTCTCCTGTATTGAGCCTGCTTTCAAAGatatccctccaaaaagttgGTATTGTGCTAGATGCACTGCAAAAGGATTTGGATCACCCCATGAGAATTGCATAGTTTGCGAGAGGATGAATGCCAATGCCCCCAGGATCCAAATTAATCAAGCTGGTGATGAGATTTGTCCGGCAAACGGGGAAACGTCTGCAGAGTTTGAAGAGAATTCAAATTGTACTACAGCTAATGTCGATAAGCCAACTGATAACGGGGTTGACAGCAGGGAATCTCTGAACTTATGCAAAATTTGTGGTAGTAAGGTAGAAGAAAGTAGTGACAAGTTCAGATCATGTGAACATGCCTTTTGCTACAGTAAGTTTTATCATGAGAGATGCTTGACGCCAAAGCAGTTGAAACGTTATGGTCCCTGTTGGTTCTGTCCTTCTTGTCTATGTAGGGCTTGTCTTACTGATAAGGACGATGAAAAGATTGTTATGTGTGATGGGTGTGATCAGGGATACCACCTATACTGTATGGAGCCGCCGCGCACTTCGGTTCCCAAGGGTACGTGGTTTTGCAGAAAATGTGATGCTGGGATCGAAGAAATACGCAGGGTGAAGAAGGCATATATGCATAAACGGAAAAAGCAGGATGAAGAGGAATCGGACAAGGGTAGGGGAGGAATGGATATGCTTTTAACTGCAGCTAGGACCTTAAATTTTCAGGAGATGGCAGCAATCGATGGTAGTAGATAG
- the LOC102629159 gene encoding PHD finger protein EHD3 isoform X2: MGGEEGTSNGDTEWLKREELNNGCGVRIEHDFFYGSSSLGEGFRTYKRRKHANSSSEGKSLEDWTASVETADKNTEQNFRDVVLEHLYQSFSDDEGGVQGCIREALLSHPEMDCATTVKGLNTLHEDRNKCLQTGIHNGTQYLTKSHVGVISDGPLHRSDRRTNTDMCQRAFLEIITSEKFTLLCKVLLGNFQGIKVDRVFNLSAINSRMKQGAYENSPMQFMADVQQVWKKFQEIGAEIITLAKKLSELSQASYIEHVGGSAHCSYDERKNELSTMEPDSVVKVEQTAACDVYKVHTCRQCEEKAGEKDGLVCDSCEEMYHLSCIEPAFKDIPPKSWYCARCTAKGFGSPHENCIVCERMNANAPRIQINQAGDEICPANGETSAEFEENSNCTTANVDKPTDNGVDSRESLNLCKICGSKVEESSDKFRSCEHAFCYSKFYHERCLTPKQLKRYGPCWFCPSCLCRACLTDKDDEKIVMCDGCDQGYHLYCMEPPRTSVPKGTWFCRKCDAGIEEIRRVKKAYMHKRKKQDEEESDKGRGGMDMLLTAARTLNFQEMAAIDGSR, from the exons ATGGGTGGTGAAGAAGGAACAAGCAATGGTGATACGGAGTGGTTGAAAAGAGAAGAGTTGAATAACGGATGTGGAGTCAGAATTGAGCATGACTTTTTTTATGGGAGCTCGAGCCTAGGTGAGGGTTTTCGGACCTACAAGAGGCGGAAGCATGCAAATTCGAGTTCTGAGGGAAAAAGTTTAGAGGATTGGACGGCTTCTGTGGAGACTGCTGATAAAAACACTGAGCAG AACTTCAGAGATGTTGTACTGGAGCACCTGTATCAGTCATTTAGTGATGACGAGGGTGGCGTACAGGGATGTATTCGAGAAGCACTTTTGTCTCACCCAGAAATGGATTGTGCAACAACAGTTAAG GGATTGAATACTCTTCATGAAGATAGAAACAAATGCTTGCAAACAGGGATTCATAATGGAACCCAGTATCTGACTAAAAGTCATGTGGGTGTTATATCAGATGGACCTTTACATAGATCAGATCGCCGTACCAATACTGATATGTGTCAACGTGCTTTCTTGGAGATTATAACTTCCGAAAAGTTCACTTTACTTTGCAAAGTACTTCTTGGAAATTTCCAAGGAATCAAGGTTGACAGAGTTTTCAACTTATCTGCAATTAACTCAAGGATGAAGCAGGGAGCATATGAAAATTCACCCATGCAATTCATGGCTGATGTGCAACAG GTATGGAAGAAGTTTCAAGAGATTGGTGCTGAAATAATTACTCTTGCAAAGAAACTTTCAGAGTTGTCTCAAGCTTCGTACATTGAGCAT GTGGGAGGCTCAGCACACTGCAGTTATgatgaaaggaaaaatgag TTATCTACCATGGAACCTGATTCTGTTGTTAAAGTGGAGCAAACCGCAGCATGTGATGTGTACAAGGTTCACACTTGCAGGCAATGTGAGGAGAAGGCTGGTGAGAAGGATGGTTTAGTGTGCGATTCATGTGAGGAAATGTATCATCTCTCCTGTATTGAGCCTGCTTTCAAAGatatccctccaaaaagttgGTATTGTGCTAGATGCACTGCAAAAGGATTTGGATCACCCCATGAGAATTGCATAGTTTGCGAGAGGATGAATGCCAATGCCCCCAGGATCCAAATTAATCAAGCTGGTGATGAGATTTGTCCGGCAAACGGGGAAACGTCTGCAGAGTTTGAAGAGAATTCAAATTGTACTACAGCTAATGTCGATAAGCCAACTGATAACGGGGTTGACAGCAGGGAATCTCTGAACTTATGCAAAATTTGTGGTAGTAAGGTAGAAGAAAGTAGTGACAAGTTCAGATCATGTGAACATGCCTTTTGCTACAGTAAGTTTTATCATGAGAGATGCTTGACGCCAAAGCAGTTGAAACGTTATGGTCCCTGTTGGTTCTGTCCTTCTTGTCTATGTAGGGCTTGTCTTACTGATAAGGACGATGAAAAGATTGTTATGTGTGATGGGTGTGATCAGGGATACCACCTATACTGTATGGAGCCGCCGCGCACTTCGGTTCCCAAGGGTACGTGGTTTTGCAGAAAATGTGATGCTGGGATCGAAGAAATACGCAGGGTGAAGAAGGCATATATGCATAAACGGAAAAAGCAGGATGAAGAGGAATCGGACAAGGGTAGGGGAGGAATGGATATGCTTTTAACTGCAGCTAGGACCTTAAATTTTCAGGAGATGGCAGCAATCGATGGTAGTAGATAG
- the LOC102628611 gene encoding probable calcium-binding protein CML44, translated as MAPLTANDLQRIFEKLDRNGDGLVSLEELNWVLERIGVHFTLEELEALVEKPSLCFDEFLFFCDSIISNNNNNNPNAAADASQNADEAADDDSGDEEISDLYKAFSVFDVNGDGFITSEELQSVLARLGLWDEKSSQDCRSMIYVYDTNSDGVLDFEEFKNMMLRSTVS; from the coding sequence ATGGCTCCTCTTACCGCCAATGACTTGCAAAGAATTTTCGAGAAGCTTGATCGAAATGGCGATGGCCTGGTGAGCTTGGAGGAACTCAACTGGGTTCTTGAAAGAATTGGGGTACATTTTACCCTTGAAGAGCTTGAAGCCCTAGTTGAAAAACCAAGCCTCTGCTTCGATGAATTCTTGTTCTTCTGTGATTCCATCATAtcgaataataataataataatcccaATGCTGCTGCTGATGCTTCCCAGAATGCTGATGAAGCAGCTGATGATGACAGCGGCGACGAAGAGATCAGTGATCTTTACAAAGCGTTCAGTGTGTTCGATGTGAATGGTGATGGATTCATTACAAGCGAAGAGCTTCAGAGTGTGTTGGCGAGACTCGGATTGTGGGATGAGAAAAGCAGCCAAGATTGCAGAAGCATGATTTACGTGTATGATACCAATTCTGATGGGGTTCTTGATTTTGAAGAATTCAAGAACATGATGCTTCGTAGTACTGTTTCTTAA
- the LOC102629159 gene encoding PHD finger protein EHD3 isoform X3: MVFGFVEATWSHAEFNFRDVVLEHLYQSFSDDEGGVQGCIREALLSHPEMDCATTVKGLNTLHEDRNKCLQTGIHNGTQYLTKSHVGVISDGPLHRSDRRTNTDMCQRAFLEIITSEKFTLLCKVLLGNFQGIKVDRVFNLSAINSRMKQGAYENSPMQFMADVQQVWKKFQEIGAEIITLAKKLSELSQASYIEHVGGSAHCSYDERKNELSTMEPDSVVKVEQTAACDVYKVHTCRQCEEKAGEKDGLVCDSCEEMYHLSCIEPAFKDIPPKSWYCARCTAKGFGSPHENCIVCERMNANAPRIQINQAGDEICPANGETSAEFEENSNCTTANVDKPTDNGVDSRESLNLCKICGSKVEESSDKFRSCEHAFCYSKFYHERCLTPKQLKRYGPCWFCPSCLCRACLTDKDDEKIVMCDGCDQGYHLYCMEPPRTSVPKGTWFCRKCDAGIEEIRRVKKAYMHKRKKQDEEESDKGRGGMDMLLTAARTLNFQEMAAIDGSR, translated from the exons ATGGTCTTTGGCTTTGTTGAAGCAACTTGGTCTCATGCTGAGTTT AACTTCAGAGATGTTGTACTGGAGCACCTGTATCAGTCATTTAGTGATGACGAGGGTGGCGTACAGGGATGTATTCGAGAAGCACTTTTGTCTCACCCAGAAATGGATTGTGCAACAACAGTTAAG GGATTGAATACTCTTCATGAAGATAGAAACAAATGCTTGCAAACAGGGATTCATAATGGAACCCAGTATCTGACTAAAAGTCATGTGGGTGTTATATCAGATGGACCTTTACATAGATCAGATCGCCGTACCAATACTGATATGTGTCAACGTGCTTTCTTGGAGATTATAACTTCCGAAAAGTTCACTTTACTTTGCAAAGTACTTCTTGGAAATTTCCAAGGAATCAAGGTTGACAGAGTTTTCAACTTATCTGCAATTAACTCAAGGATGAAGCAGGGAGCATATGAAAATTCACCCATGCAATTCATGGCTGATGTGCAACAG GTATGGAAGAAGTTTCAAGAGATTGGTGCTGAAATAATTACTCTTGCAAAGAAACTTTCAGAGTTGTCTCAAGCTTCGTACATTGAGCAT GTGGGAGGCTCAGCACACTGCAGTTATgatgaaaggaaaaatgag TTATCTACCATGGAACCTGATTCTGTTGTTAAAGTGGAGCAAACCGCAGCATGTGATGTGTACAAGGTTCACACTTGCAGGCAATGTGAGGAGAAGGCTGGTGAGAAGGATGGTTTAGTGTGCGATTCATGTGAGGAAATGTATCATCTCTCCTGTATTGAGCCTGCTTTCAAAGatatccctccaaaaagttgGTATTGTGCTAGATGCACTGCAAAAGGATTTGGATCACCCCATGAGAATTGCATAGTTTGCGAGAGGATGAATGCCAATGCCCCCAGGATCCAAATTAATCAAGCTGGTGATGAGATTTGTCCGGCAAACGGGGAAACGTCTGCAGAGTTTGAAGAGAATTCAAATTGTACTACAGCTAATGTCGATAAGCCAACTGATAACGGGGTTGACAGCAGGGAATCTCTGAACTTATGCAAAATTTGTGGTAGTAAGGTAGAAGAAAGTAGTGACAAGTTCAGATCATGTGAACATGCCTTTTGCTACAGTAAGTTTTATCATGAGAGATGCTTGACGCCAAAGCAGTTGAAACGTTATGGTCCCTGTTGGTTCTGTCCTTCTTGTCTATGTAGGGCTTGTCTTACTGATAAGGACGATGAAAAGATTGTTATGTGTGATGGGTGTGATCAGGGATACCACCTATACTGTATGGAGCCGCCGCGCACTTCGGTTCCCAAGGGTACGTGGTTTTGCAGAAAATGTGATGCTGGGATCGAAGAAATACGCAGGGTGAAGAAGGCATATATGCATAAACGGAAAAAGCAGGATGAAGAGGAATCGGACAAGGGTAGGGGAGGAATGGATATGCTTTTAACTGCAGCTAGGACCTTAAATTTTCAGGAGATGGCAGCAATCGATGGTAGTAGATAG
- the LOC102626778 gene encoding chalcone synthase-like: MESMAKVKNFLNAKRSKGPASILAIGTANPPTCFNQSDYPDFYFRVTDCEHKTELKDKFKRICDRSAVKKRYLHVTEEVLKENPSMRSYNAPSLDARQALLIEQVPKLGKEAAAKAIKEWGQPLSKITHLVFSAMAGVDIPGADLRLMNLLGLEPSVKRLMIYSQGCFIGGAAIRCAKDFAENNAGARVLVVFSDIMNMYFHEPQEAHLDILVGQAVFGDGAAAVIVGADPEVSIERPLFHVVSSTQMSVPDTNKFIRAHVKEMGMELYLSKDVPATVGKNIEKLLVDAVSPFGISDWNSLFYSVHPGGRAILDQVELNLGLGKEKLRASRHVLSEYGNMGGSSVYFILDEIRKKSMQEAKPTTGDGLEWGVLFAIGPGLTVETVILLSVPIDSAC, encoded by the exons ATGGAATCAATGGCGAAAgtgaaaaattttcttaatgcCAAGAGATCAAAGGGCCCTGCCTCGATACTGGCAATTGGCACTGCAAATCCTCCCACCTGTTTCAACCAATCTGACTATCCAGATTTCTACTTTCGTGTCACAGATTGCGAGCACAAGACAGAGTTGAAAGACAAATTCAAGCGCATAT GCGATAGATCAGCGGTCAAGAAACGTTATCTGCATGTAACAGAGGAGGTGCTCAAAGAAAACCCAAGTATGCGTAGCTACAATGCCCCGTCTTTGGATGCACGTCAAGCTTTGCTGATTGAGCAAGTACCAAAGCTTGGTAAGGAAGCAGCAGCGAAGGCCATTAAAGAGTGGGGCCAGCCTTTATCAAAGATCACTCACCTCGTATTCAGTGCCATGGCCGGCGTCGACATTCCTGGTGCGGATCTCCGTCTTATGAATCTTCTAGGCCTCGAACCGTCCGTAAAAAGACTCATGATATACAGTCAAGGCTGTTTCATTGGTGGGGCCGCCATCCGTTGCGCCAAAGATTTTGCGGAGAACAATGCCGGGGCTAGGGTTCTTGTAGTATTTTCGGATATCATGAACATGTATTTTCATGAGCCGCAAGAAGCCCACCTGGACATCTTGGTTGGGCAAGCTGTGTTTGGTGATGGAGCTGCGGCTGTCATCGTCGGTGCGGATCCTGAGGTCTCAATTGAACGCCCATTGTTCCACGTAGTGTCCAGCACACAAATGAGCGTCCCCGATACCAACAAGTTTATCAGGGCACACGTGAAAGAAATGGGAATGGAACTTTATTTGTCAAAGGATGTGCCTGCGACTGTTGGGAAGAACATTGAGAAGCTGTTAGTTGATGCGGTGAGTCCGTTTGGGATTAGTGATTGGAACTCCTTGTTTTACAGTGTTCACCCTGGCGGCAGAGCTATTCTAGACCAGGTCGAACTAAATCTTGGACTGGGCAAGGAAAAACTAAGGGCAAGCCGACATGTGCTGAGTGAGTACGGTAACATGGGGGGTTCATCTGTCTACTTCATACTCGATGAGATAAGGAAGAAGAGCATGCAGGAGGCCAAACCCACCACCGGTGATGGCTTGGAGTGGGGTGTTTTATTCGCAATTGGCCCGGGACTCACGGTGGAGACAGTCATTTTGCTCAGCGTCCCTATTGATTCCGCCTGTTGA